The DNA region TCCGGCTCAGCCGTGAGCCGAGTCTGGAGCCAGAGGAGCTGACTAAGTGACAGGAGCCATCCAGGGCTCCCTCGGCAGCGTGCAGCAGTCTGTGCTGCCGCTGGTGAACACACTgactctgctgctttcctgcctgTACTTGCGCCGTGTCTCTGCCGTGCCTGCAGAGGAGAGATGGGGGGCTGTGAACTCGGCGCTGAGGACAGAAAGGAGTTGGCCATGGCAGGTCCTCCGGATGCTTTAGCGATTGACACGggctgaaaggagaaaaaccctTCTGCATCCCTCTTCTGACTTAAGGAGGTGGTTTGTCCTTCCCTCAGCATCCTCTCGAGCAAGACAAGGACTGGGTTAAAGGAAGCTGCATAGTTTGAGGTGTGCTCTGGGGTACATCTAGGATCACTCTATCGTACACAAAGTAGGGCCTTTGCCTGGGTTTAATGCATCTGCTGCTTTTGTCGGTAGAAATGAGCACATAACCCCGGCCCCAGCGTGGAAGGTGGCCCCTCCAAGCCGACCTCCCTACGCACACCCTTGCAAAATCCGAGCCCCAGCTCTTTAAGAGAGtcaggtttatttttctcctgcagttcGCTCCTCCCGGTCCTCCCCCCACTTCAGTGCAACTGAAACCTGATCTAATCCCTTTGCACATGGGTAATTTATTGGTCTATTGGGCTTTTCTTGATGGCAAATTGCATTGTCTTTCTTCCTGGGTTGAGGCTTTGGAGCAGTTTGCTGCATTCCTGCAGCTCTTTTCTCAGGGCTGATCTTTCACACCCCCTCTGAGCACAGTCAAATCAGTTTTATTGGGCCTCTTTGTTATGCAAACAAGGCAATAATAACCAGGCTATTATTCTGCAAGATTGTGCTTGATTAACAGTTCAAAGGAGGTCGCTGGAGGAGCCCGGCGCTGCCTCCCCGCACAAATCCTTTCACCAGGCTTGGGTCAGGTGGCCCTTGGGTCTCGCTCGCCCCACGgtgcccgcggggctgcgggagcgctgtccctgcccgtgaCATCCCATCCATCAGGGCTGCTCCTTTCTCTCCCTGGTGTGACAAGGCGCCGGCTGATCCGTGTCATaaaatagaatcacagaatgattggGGTTGGAGGGGGCCTTCAAAGGTCACCCCGTCCAACCCCCCTTCCGTGGGCAGGGATCTCTTGAATGCCTCCGGGCATGGGGCACCCACcgcctctctgggcagcctgtgcaaGTGTCTCAGCACCCTaattgtaaaaaagaaaaaaaaatccttctttatATCTAACCTCACGACCCTCATGGGCATCAAGATGTGTGTCCAGCATGGCCATCATGAGGGATGGCTCATGGAGACACCCCCTGGGACAGGAACAGCGTGAGGGGCTGGATACAAAGCACACTGTTCATTCCTTCAGTTTTTGCTTGGGACTCCTGAAACCTTGCTGGAAGCAATCACTTGTGCTGTGTTTTTAAGGAgcaatgtgattttttttttaaactcatttgGGGTCATTTTCGTGCTGGTGGTGACTGCTGTCTGCCTGTGAGTGGAGTAGCCCACATCTCCTTGAAGCTGGCAGATGTTGCTGGTATTTAGCACCTTGGAGAATCGTGCCTTTCCTATTGAGGTGTCAGCATAAATATGTTTATTTAGATTACTTAAATAAATATGTGTTTAGGAGCCTAAGTCTGGGTGCTCAGATCTGAGGCCAACGGTAATTACGTTTTACTGTGTTCTCCAAAAAGGCCCTTTACTGCATGTGTGAGGCTTGCACATCTACACTTCAATCCATGTATTTGGAAAAACGCAAGATGATGTATTTGCATCACATGTGGGTGATGAAATACTTTCCAGCCCGTTAGGAACCAAGAGGATATTAAAAAACATTGCTTAGCAGTGAACACTTTAAAATTAACAGGTCTGGTGAATGTACATtcaagagtttaaaaaaaattggcttttgcttacagaaattaatttccagtAAATCTCTTTGTTACAGGAATTACAGGAGAATAGATGAAATGTTGGTTTTGTGCTCTCAGTTTTCTGAAGGAGCCTAATTTGGGTAAATGAAATTCAGGTTACTTGACACCAACTGAAGGGAGAATAGTGGGGCACTAATAATTAAATGCTGTTCAAGTTAGGTGTGTGCATATGTTGGAACACTTAATTTGACATCAAGTAATGTAGTGTACTGATGATGAGGGCGGAGTGGTGGGACCCCCCAGAACCCTGAGTGTGTGTTTGGTGGTCCATGGGATGGTGTTGAATGGAGGACCAGGGCTTTCCAAACCAGGAGATCAGGAAAAGTTCAGTACAATGTCCTGGTTAAAGGGCTGACCTCGGGAGAGTTGTGAGCGTGTCCTTTATCTCCGTGTCCTATATCCCCATGTCCTGTCGGGGTGACAGGTTGTGCAGGAAACgaggctgctggagggagaTCTGATGGTGGGGCTGGGCAAACACCTTCCAGCGAGAACTTTAAAGTGCAACCCGTTTAGCTTATCTGGAGGACTGACAAGGGACTTGATTGCAGTGTGTAAATATCTTTGTGGGGAACACACTCGTTACTAACGGACCTTTTACTGCTTTGGAGAAAATCGCTGGTTCTTTTTATGTCCTTACAATGAAGTCAGATAAAATCCACTTAGAACCAAGACCCGTGTTTTGTAAAGGTGATAAACTCCTGAAACAGCTCGCCCCGGGAACGGGGTGGCTTTTCAGTCGGCACAGACCTCTGGAGTCCTCACGGGAAGTGTCCCTGAACTAATGGGGGATATGGGAGGGGGCTGGCCCAGTCCAGGTggttttctgatatttttctggCTTTACTTTCTGAAACCGTCGGTTTCAAGATAACAAAGGAAATTTTGTTCTCTGGTTTGAGTGGCACCAAGGCCTTGAAAGAAGATCATGGGGAGGGTTGGGAGGTGGCTTGGAGGGGTTGAAGTCACCTGTCTGTGAGATGAAGGCTGCTTTGCCATGGATGAGAAATCACCCAGACCTGGGGATGTCTCACGGATCCCGGGAGAGCCATGCTGGGTTcctgctggagagggatttgTTTCCATGCTAAGTCATCTGCGGTTGAAAAACAGAACCATTGTGAGTCGATGGAAAATAGATTATGCGAAATTGAATAAACATCGTTTCTTGGCCAGGGTACAAATGAGCCTGCACCACTGTGCCAAAGCTTCTGCCAGAGGGGAcgaggcagggctgctcaggaGGGAGGAGTAAGGGTCTGTTTGCTCTCCTCCATGGCCTTTGtcagctgtgctccctccccagcagcatgAGGGTTTGCCATGAGGGTGGCTGGGGAAATGTCCATGGGGAGGGCCGGGCTCACACACGGCCCAGCTGGGGCACCTGCCTTTGGAGATCTGGCCTTATATGGGGCCCTGAGAGAAACAGCGAGAAGGGGATGGGTGCCAACAGTGGAGCGATAACATCTCAGAGCAGAACGCTCCCCCTTCAGgcacagggaggaaggagatgggcttccctgccctcccctcggttgggattttttaattcCGTGCCTTATAAAGTCATGTGTgaccccgggcagggcagcagtgagggGTGCTCAGCACCAGGATGTGTCCAGCACTGGGTGTTGGGGGCTGTTTAGCAGAGCCCTCTCTGTGCCTAGGCAGCCACAGCTCGAGTGCATCTCCTCATCCAAGTGAGTGAAGCCAGCCCTCACAGAGCAAGCGGCTGTGGGTTTATTCCTACTAAAACAAAATCCTCTctaagcagcagctgaaaggctggagcaggcaaagtgctgcagccaggactCTGCAAGCTGCTCACTGGGTGGGATGCTTTGAGTGGTGCATCCTGATGCCTGAGTGAGCTGTGGGTGTGTggctcctgccaggctccctGTCCAGGGATGTGTCCTCCAGcttctcctggggctgtgcGGGCAGGTcgggctgcagtgacagcacctTCTGCCACACAAACCCCAGGGCATCCTCAAGCTGTGCATTAGCATAACAACTAGGAGAGCAATGACTTTAATTGCCTAATGCCACAAGGGTTTGGGATAACCAGCGGTGGTGGCACTGGTCACACTCCTGCTTGCTGTTTTGACTCCTGCCTTCCATTATGACAGTCCTGGAAAACCACACTCCTGGGATGAATAAGAGAGGGATGTGAAAcaataaatatctttaaattGGACCCATACATGCAGAAGACTTAGCAGAAACACGAGCCATGTCCCAGGTCAGAACCTTGTTGAGTCACCTCTAGTCAATGATGAGTTAAAAGCTTTCCACAGAGCTTCTTCTTGCAGGTTTAAGTGGGATGCTGCCAAGACCAAACAGCTCCCAGGTTCTTGGTGCTGTTGCTAGCATCTGAGTTTattaaatatgaattttaaaactgtGAGGAACCTGTGACCATTTCCTATTTGCACTTCAGTCTTCTTGGAAACAGAGAGGAGACAGGCTTGTTTCTCACAGCCGAACTGTTCAAGTGTTTTATAGTCTTAAGTCTCCCTTTCTGATTTTCCAGCACCAACTGTTTAGGTTTCTAGCACTGTGATGTTTAAAACTCAAACATACTGTTTTCCCTGAAACAATACAGGGTTTTGTAACTTTCTAAACAAATCTGAGATACTTTTGGCACAGATGCACTGCCAGGCTCCTTCTAAACAAGTCCCGAGACAGGAATATATGGGTTTGCCTGCAAAAGGCACCATGAAAGCATCTGGAAATGGTGGGGCTtgtcttctcctcctcctgctgccttttctgcctGAACCCATCCTGTTTCCAAGCGCTCCGAGGGGGTCGATtaagaggagaggaaggaaaatgccATGAATTTTAAGTAGTGTGAGCCTGGGTTCACCCAGCAAGACTCCAAAttggcaggggcagagcagcgTCTGCGACATTCAGCAATGGCCATGTGCTTTTTGCACAGCTGCTTTCAAGTCTGCTCCAGGGAAGCCGCACTGCCCCAGGGAGCAGACGTTGTGTGTGGGGGGAAGAAACAGGATCTGaattttctttgccttcctcCACCTTGCCAGGAAGCAccagggctgtggctgagcccGGCAaaggctctgcagcctctggctttgcctctgcctgggcGGGTGGGAAGGGGAGGCGGGAGCTCCCTGGCATCCCTGCACCCGCTGTGCcggtttttttcctccaccttTTGTTCCCTCTCAGCTGTGGTGGGGAAcgggctcccagggctgggcagagccgcACAGACGTCAGGAAAGAGGTTTTTTGGCTCCTGCTTCTTTCCGGAGGCGCAGGGACAAGTGCTGCACCCATCGCTGCTGCGGCGCTGGGGATGGTGGATggcccctggctgtgctgcagggtgggtCACGGCACcgctcctgctccagcctgggcacagTGGTTGTGGTGCTGCTCGGTTTTCCCAAGCCCATGAAGGAGGACCAATCTGGACACAGCACCCAGTAActcacacagcacagagcttaGAATGTCAAACCCTAAAAGGGCATTAAAACCCCTGTTGCATCTCCCCGCAGCATTAATGATCCTCCCTCATCACTGCTTATGAATATGTCCCATTCTTCCACACCATGGTTTCCCCCCATGATCATTCATCTAAAGGCTGGATGCTCTTTCCCTTTTTGGCTTCAATCGGGGCAGATCCTGGTGGTTTCTTTGGCTTTGATGCATGAGGGTTGGGTCATGTGAGAGGGTCACGTCTGGTGAGCGAGGCCCCGTCACGCGGCCGGGCCGGCGTCATGAGTTTGGGCAGCGGGAGGGGGACGCGGCCTCTGGATGGGGGCAGAGTTGTGCCCCCCACCCGCGGGCAAGCCAGCACTGACCCCCTtgtcctctcctcccctcccgcAGTGACATCTCCATGCAAGATCCTCAAGTGCAACTCTGAGTTCTGGGCGGCCACGTCGGGCTCGCACCACGCGGGCGCGGAGGAGGCGCCGGAGTTCTGCACGGCGCTGCGGGCCTACGCGCACTGCACGCGCCGCACCGCCCGCACCTGCAGGGGAGACCTGGCCTACCACTCGGCCGTGCATGGCATAGACGATCTCATGGTGCAGCACAACTGCTCCAAGGATGGCCCCACGTCCCAGCCCCGCCTCCGGACACTGCCCCCCGGGGACAGCCAGGAGCGCTCCGACAGCCCCGAGATCTGCCACTACGAGAAGAGCTTCCACAAGCACTCGGCCGCCCCCAACTACACCCACTGCGGGCTCTTCGGGGACCCCCACCTCAGGACTTTCACGGACACTTTCCAGACCTGCAAGGTGCAGGGGGCTTGGCCGCTCATAGACAATAACTACCTGAACGTGCAGGTCACCAACACGCCGGTGCTGCCTGGCTCCTCGGCCACCGCCACCAGCAAGGTGAGCCTTGTCCCCCTGGACAGAGGTGGGCAAGGGCAGAGAGGCTTCAGAACagcctttctttcctttgtgtCTTCCCCTGTTTCCACATCTCCTTGGGGAGGGTAATACAGAGCATGCGCTACTCCGAATTTGAGTGTTTGGCCTTCAATATCAGATGTCCATCCTTCTTTTGTCCCCAGCCTTCACTGAAATGTGGTTTCTTGTTGAGCACATCCAGCCCCATCATGGTGAGCAGGCTGATATGCTTCACCTCAGAGGGCCTTCATGGCCAAACCAGTTACTGCAAAGGGGCTCCCACCTTGGGACTCCAGATTGCTGTGAACAGCCAGATCAGAAATGATGCTGGCACCTCTTGGGGGACCCCCAAGGCCCAAGCAAACCTAGGACTGCCCTCCAGGGAGGCTCCAGCTTGCAGGAAAAGCCTGGAGGGTGCTGAGCTCCTCACACTGCCTTCCCCTCTACCCAGGCTTGTAATTGTCTCTGTGGTTTGCAGCCAAGTCAAGACATTTTGTGGGGAACAGTCTGTTCTGGAGGTGCTTTGACAAACTAAATAAACATCCTGAAGGCACAAGGCAAACACTGAAAACCCAAGTGAAAATGTGCTCCTGTGATACAGCAGGACTTGCGTGTCACAGGCCCAGCTTcaggagggacctggagctgaGGAGCTGGTGTGCTGCCCCTGGTGCACCAGCTCTGAAGCTAACAGGGTGCTTTTTGTGCCAGAGAAAAAGATGGGCTCAGCAGGAGGAATCCACGTGCTTTTGGAAAATGTCCTGTCCCACCATGTCTGGGAGTTCTGCTTGTCCCTGTGTGTGGGGAGAGAAGGACGTGCAGGACAGGGGCTGCTTCTCTGCTCTGGATGTCACCCCTTTAtcctgagctggagctggcagtgaggTTCTGACCTGTCCCTGATAGACTCCTAGAAGATACTTAATGATGCTCTAAAATCCTTACCCACTTAAGGATACCAAAACGTGCTGAAGCTTGCAAGGAAGTCTGGCTTGAGGAAAGTGGTCCTTAAGGATCCCAGGACCTGCTGGGATGGCAGGATCACCATCTTAATTGAGCCTTTTCTCTCCTTATCTGCCTCACAGGCTTGTGGTGAAGAGGGATTAGTCATGAGAtctgcagtgtgagctgtggGAAGCACTGCTGTGGGCACTGTGCTGGTACAAAGGATGGGAGTGCTCAATCCTTGGGGCTCTttgtgctctctgctctcttctccagccctgtcccactcTGCCCAGGTCTCAGTCTCCCCCTTCATGGGGCCCACCTGGCAGGAGGTCCCCTTTGCCATTTCTCCCTCATGGGCAGAAAGGtgcaagagcagctctgcaggagctgaaagaGGAGACGTAGGTTTGTACTGTTTGTACATGCAAATTCTACTAATTTTCCTCCCCAAGTCTTCCCTCCAAAAGCCAGGCCAGCAAGCACTGTGAGGTCCTTCCTCTGGCAAGGGGCCTGTGTttgagcccagctggggcaaAGAGGCATGTTGGGCTATGTTTGAATCAGAATCATTAAACttggaaaaaacctcttaaGATGgagtccagccattaacccagcactgccaaggccaccatgAAGTCACCCCTAGAAGGGCCACCCCCTGGAACAGGCTGAACATGTGTGTGCCTGTGGGGCTGAGACAGAGCAGGACATGTTAGAGGACCCATGGGAGAAATCCTGTTGGTCTGCAGTTGGTTAGGGAAACAAATTGGTCCAGCCCTTGGGATGTAAATGTCATGGGAGTCTGAGGAGAAGCTCCACCGCCTCCAAGGGAGTCAGGGCTCATCCCTGCTGCCATCTGCCAGCCCTGGAGGCAAGGCAGTGCTGCGTGCACGGGCATGCTGCCACAGGCCTGTGAGCAGGGATACTccacccagctccagctgcaaggaagctgctgtgctgggcctgGAGATAACAGGCAGATCCAGGTGGTGCATTCAGTCAGGCCTCTGGGTGTTGGATCTCTATACAGTGTCCTCACCCTTTTGCTGGAGCAGGATCACGATGTCTGGGGGGGCTAAAAATGGGGGCCACTTCTTAGCATGAAGGACCTACCCATGAGCTGAAGGTCACACTCCTGTGTGGACTGAGCATTCAGCTCCTCCACCTCCCACCCCACTGCTGGTGGTGACCCTGTGCTCTCGGGTGGTCATCACTGGCTGTAACCATGCTCCTTTCCTCCCCCACAGCTCACCATCATCTTCAAGAGCTTCCAGGAGTGTGTGGATCAGAAAGTGTACCAGGCAGAGATGGACGAGCTGCCCGCCGCCTTTGTGGACGGCTCCAAGAACGGAGGGGACAAGCACGGAGCCAACAGCCTGAAGATCACGGAGAAGGTGTCGGGCCAGCACATCGAGATCCAGGCCAAGTACATCGGCACCACCATCGTGGTGAGGCAGGTGGGCCGCTACCTCACCTTCGCCGTGCGCATGCCGGAGGAGGTGGTCAACGCCGTGGAGGACCGGGACAGTCAGGGCCTCTACCTGTGCCTCCGTGGTTGTCCACTCAACCAGCAGATTGACTTCCAGACCATCCGCTCGGCCCAGGCCACCGAGGGCCGTGCCCGGAGGAAGGGGCCCAGCCTGCAGGCCCCCCCCGAGGCCTTCACCTACGAAACGGCCACGGCCAAgtgcagggaaaagctgcccGTGGAGGACCTCTACTTCCAGTCCTGTGTCTTTGACCTCCTCACCACGGGGGATGTCAACTTCATGCT from Prinia subflava isolate CZ2003 ecotype Zambia chromosome 15, Cam_Psub_1.2, whole genome shotgun sequence includes:
- the RGMA gene encoding repulsive guidance molecule A gives rise to the protein MRPPRERIVVKARAGWMGMGRGAGSTALGLFQILPVFLCIFPSVTSPCKILKCNSEFWAATSGSHHAGAEEAPEFCTALRAYAHCTRRTARTCRGDLAYHSAVHGIDDLMVQHNCSKDGPTSQPRLRTLPPGDSQERSDSPEICHYEKSFHKHSAAPNYTHCGLFGDPHLRTFTDTFQTCKVQGAWPLIDNNYLNVQVTNTPVLPGSSATATSKLTIIFKSFQECVDQKVYQAEMDELPAAFVDGSKNGGDKHGANSLKITEKVSGQHIEIQAKYIGTTIVVRQVGRYLTFAVRMPEEVVNAVEDRDSQGLYLCLRGCPLNQQIDFQTIRSAQATEGRARRKGPSLQAPPEAFTYETATAKCREKLPVEDLYFQSCVFDLLTTGDVNFMLAAYYAFEDVKMLHSNKDKLHLYERTRVLTPGNTAPTGTHPTLWVALLCLCWLCLL